In the Pseudomonas orientalis genome, one interval contains:
- the hutG gene encoding N-formylglutamate deformylase, which produces MDKVLTFKQGRVPLLISMPHAGLLLTPAVEAGLIPEAQSLPDTDWHIPLLYDFAEELGASTLAAEYSRFVIDLNRPSDNKPLYAGATTGLYPETLFDGVPLFREGQTPSEAERATYLQKIWGPYHRTLQEELARLKAEFGYALLFDAHSIRSVIPHLFDGKLPDFNLGTFNGAACDPELAGQLEAICAQHPQYTHVLNGRFKGGHITRHYGNPAQDIHAVQLELCQSTYMEEVEPFRYRPDLAEPTQVVLKQLLKALLAWGQTHYR; this is translated from the coding sequence GTGGATAAGGTTCTGACATTCAAGCAAGGCCGCGTACCGCTGCTGATCAGCATGCCCCACGCCGGCCTGCTTCTGACGCCTGCGGTCGAGGCCGGGTTGATCCCCGAGGCGCAAAGCCTGCCGGACACCGACTGGCATATTCCCTTGTTGTATGACTTTGCCGAAGAGCTGGGCGCCAGCACCCTGGCGGCCGAGTATTCGCGGTTTGTCATCGACCTGAACCGACCATCCGATAACAAGCCGCTCTATGCGGGCGCCACCACCGGCCTGTACCCGGAGACGCTGTTCGATGGCGTGCCGTTGTTCCGAGAAGGGCAAACGCCGTCCGAAGCCGAGCGCGCCACCTACCTGCAGAAAATCTGGGGCCCGTATCACCGCACGCTGCAAGAAGAACTGGCGCGCCTCAAGGCCGAATTCGGCTATGCGTTGCTGTTCGACGCGCACTCGATCCGCTCCGTGATCCCGCACCTGTTCGACGGCAAATTGCCGGACTTCAACCTCGGCACCTTCAATGGCGCCGCGTGCGATCCCGAACTGGCCGGCCAGCTGGAAGCCATCTGTGCTCAGCATCCTCAGTACACCCACGTGCTGAACGGACGTTTCAAGGGCGGTCACATTACCCGCCACTACGGTAATCCGGCGCAGGATATTCATGCGGTGCAGTTGGAGTTGTGCCAGAGCACGTATATGGAAGAGGTCGAGCCGTTCCGGTATCGCCCCGACCTGGCCGAGCCGACCCAGGTGGTGTTGAAGCAATTGCTCAAAGCCTTGCTGGCGTGGGGGCAAACGCACTATCGATAA
- the pip gene encoding prolyl aminopeptidase, producing the protein MQTWYPQIKPYARHDLAVDDVHTLYVDESGSPEGLPVVFIHGGPGSGCDAQSRCYFDPNLYRIVTFDQRGCGRSTPRASLENNTTWDLVADLERIREHLGIDKWVLFGGSWGSTLSLAYAQTHPERVHGLIVRGIFLARPQDIRWFYQEGASRLFPDYWQDYLAPIPLEERHDMIAAYHKRLTGNDQIAQMHAAKAWSGWEGRMLGLCPSPQHVERFSEPQRALSIARIECHYFTNNSFLEPDQLIRDMHKIAHLPGVIIHGRYDMICPLDNAWDLHQAWPNSELQVIREAGHAASEPGITDALVRATGEMARRLLDLPPEEA; encoded by the coding sequence ATGCAGACTTGGTACCCGCAGATCAAACCCTATGCCCGGCACGATCTGGCAGTCGATGATGTTCACACGCTGTACGTCGATGAAAGCGGCTCCCCCGAGGGCCTGCCTGTGGTGTTCATCCACGGCGGCCCCGGCTCCGGTTGCGACGCGCAGAGCCGTTGCTACTTCGATCCGAACCTGTACCGTATTGTCACCTTCGACCAGCGCGGTTGCGGGCGCTCCACACCCCGCGCGAGCCTTGAAAACAACACCACCTGGGACCTGGTCGCCGACCTTGAGCGCATCCGCGAGCACCTGGGCATCGACAAGTGGGTGCTGTTCGGCGGCTCCTGGGGATCGACGCTGTCCCTGGCCTACGCACAAACCCACCCAGAGCGCGTGCATGGCTTGATCGTGCGCGGAATTTTCCTGGCGCGTCCTCAGGACATTCGCTGGTTCTACCAGGAGGGCGCGAGCCGACTGTTCCCGGATTACTGGCAGGATTACCTGGCCCCGATCCCGTTGGAAGAGCGTCACGACATGATCGCGGCGTATCACAAGCGTCTGACCGGCAACGATCAGATCGCCCAGATGCACGCGGCCAAGGCCTGGTCCGGCTGGGAAGGGCGCATGCTGGGCCTGTGTCCGAGTCCGCAGCATGTCGAGCGCTTCTCCGAGCCGCAGCGTGCCTTGTCCATTGCCCGTATCGAATGCCATTACTTCACCAATAACTCGTTCCTGGAGCCAGACCAGCTGATTCGCGATATGCACAAGATCGCCCATCTGCCCGGGGTCATCATTCACGGCCGCTACGATATGATTTGCCCGCTGGATAACGCCTGGGATCTGCATCAGGCCTGGCCGAACAGTGAATTGCAGGTGATCCGCGAGGCGGGGCATGCCGCGTCCGAGCCTGGCATTACCGACGCGTTGGTCCGCGCAACCGGCGAAATGGCACGGCGCCTGCTTGATTTGCCGCCAGAAGAAGCATGA
- the dtd gene encoding D-aminoacyl-tRNA deacylase has protein sequence MKGLLQRVRGARVEVAGEIVGAIDQGLLVLVAVEPSDTPESADKLLHKLLNYRVFSDDEGKMNLSLKDIGGGLLLVSQFTLAADTKSGLRPSFSTAAPPALGAALFDHLLLQAQQLHGKVASGRFGADMQVHLVNDGPVTFLLQT, from the coding sequence ATGAAGGGCCTGTTGCAACGGGTGCGAGGCGCCCGCGTCGAGGTGGCTGGCGAAATAGTTGGGGCGATTGACCAGGGTTTGCTGGTGCTGGTGGCCGTCGAACCTTCAGATACGCCCGAGAGCGCCGATAAACTGCTGCACAAACTGCTTAACTATCGAGTGTTCAGTGACGATGAGGGCAAGATGAACCTGTCGTTGAAGGATATCGGCGGTGGTTTGCTGCTGGTGTCGCAGTTCACCCTGGCGGCGGACACCAAAAGCGGGCTGCGGCCGAGCTTCTCCACGGCGGCCCCGCCGGCCCTGGGAGCGGCGCTTTTTGATCACTTGTTGTTACAAGCGCAACAATTGCATGGCAAGGTGGCATCAGGGCGTTTTGGCGCGGATATGCAGGTGCATTTGGTCAATGATGGCCCTGTGACCTTTCTCTTACAGACCTGA
- a CDS encoding glucan biosynthesis protein G, giving the protein MIVSPCNAPKLSAKRLRNALVTGSALFCLFGAGQLWAFSLDDVSAKAKELAGQKYEAPRSNLPNEFREMKFADYQKIRFRNEKAEWADQNTPFKLSFYHQGMHFDTPVKINEVTADSVQEIKYDPNRFDFGDVKFDPKATEQLGYAGFRVLFPINKADKQDEIMTMLGASYFRVVGKDQVYGLSARGLAIDTALPSGEEFPRFTEFWIERPKPGDKHLVIFALLDSPRATGAYRLILRPGTDTVVDVKSQMYLRDKVSKLGVAPLTSMFLFGANQPSKVLNYRRELHDSSGLSIHAGNGEWIWRPLNNPKHLSVSNFSVENPRGFGLLQRGRNFSHYEDLDDNYDKRPSAWIEPEGDWGKGTVDLVEIPTADETNDNIVAFWSPAELPEVGKPLDVSYRLHWTLDDAAFHSPDSAWVKQTLRSTGDVKQSNLIRQPDGTVAYLVDFEGPALKKLLPDAPVRSQVSVGDNAELVENSVRYNEHTKGWRLTLRMKIKDASKPTEMRAALVQEIAQAEPEQVSTHVLKADKVLAKQHEKQAKKDAKEAKDKDAKQPEAAPAPVTPEPAKTEQVLTETWSYQLPADE; this is encoded by the coding sequence GTGATTGTTAGTCCCTGTAATGCACCAAAATTGTCTGCCAAACGGTTACGAAACGCACTGGTGACGGGCTCTGCCCTGTTCTGCCTGTTCGGCGCGGGTCAACTGTGGGCATTCAGTCTGGACGATGTATCGGCCAAGGCAAAAGAGCTGGCTGGGCAGAAATACGAAGCTCCGCGCAGCAATCTGCCGAACGAATTCCGCGAAATGAAATTCGCTGATTACCAGAAAATTCGTTTCCGCAATGAAAAAGCCGAGTGGGCCGATCAGAACACCCCGTTCAAGCTGTCCTTCTATCACCAGGGTATGCACTTCGATACGCCGGTGAAAATCAATGAAGTCACCGCTGACAGTGTCCAGGAAATCAAGTACGACCCCAATCGCTTCGATTTCGGCGACGTGAAATTTGATCCGAAAGCCACCGAACAGTTGGGTTATGCCGGCTTCCGGGTGCTGTTCCCGATCAACAAGGCCGACAAGCAAGACGAAATCATGACCATGCTCGGCGCCAGCTATTTCCGCGTCGTCGGCAAGGACCAGGTGTATGGCCTGTCCGCCCGTGGTCTGGCGATCGACACTGCGCTGCCGTCCGGCGAAGAATTCCCGCGTTTCACCGAGTTCTGGATCGAGCGTCCGAAGCCGGGCGACAAGCACCTGGTGATCTTCGCCCTGCTGGATTCGCCGCGTGCGACCGGCGCCTACCGTCTGATTCTGCGTCCGGGCACCGACACCGTGGTCGACGTCAAATCCCAGATGTACCTGCGCGACAAGGTGAGCAAGCTGGGCGTGGCCCCGCTGACCTCGATGTTCCTGTTTGGCGCCAACCAGCCGTCCAAGGTCCTCAACTACCGTCGTGAGCTGCACGATTCCAGCGGCCTGTCGATCCATGCCGGCAATGGCGAGTGGATCTGGCGCCCGCTGAACAATCCTAAACACCTGTCGGTCAGCAACTTCAGCGTGGAAAACCCGCGTGGGTTCGGCCTGCTGCAACGCGGCCGCAACTTCAGCCACTACGAAGACCTGGACGACAACTACGACAAGCGCCCAAGCGCCTGGATCGAACCTGAGGGCGACTGGGGCAAAGGCACCGTCGACCTGGTAGAAATTCCGACCGCTGACGAAACCAACGACAACATCGTTGCCTTCTGGAGCCCGGCCGAACTGCCGGAAGTCGGCAAGCCGCTGGATGTGTCCTACCGCCTGCACTGGACGCTGGACGATGCCGCCTTCCATTCGCCGGACAGCGCCTGGGTCAAGCAGACCCTGCGTTCCACCGGTGACGTGAAGCAATCCAACCTGATCCGTCAACCGGACGGCACCGTCGCTTATCTGGTGGACTTCGAAGGCCCGGCCCTGAAGAAGCTGCTGCCCGACGCTCCGGTGCGCAGCCAGGTGAGCGTTGGCGACAACGCCGAACTGGTCGAAAACAGCGTGCGCTACAACGAGCACACCAAAGGCTGGCGCCTGACCCTGCGCATGAAGATCAAGGACGCGAGCAAGCCGACTGAAATGCGTGCGGCGCTGGTGCAAGAGATCGCACAGGCTGAGCCCGAGCAGGTGTCGACTCACGTGCTCAAGGCTGACAAGGTCCTGGCCAAGCAACACGAGAAACAGGCCAAGAAAGACGCCAAAGAGGCGAAGGACAAGGACGCCAAGCAGCCCGAAGCTGCCCCGGCCCCTGTCACGCCGGAGCCGGCCAAGACCGAACAAGTCCTGACCGAAACCTGGAGCTACCAGTTGCCTGCCGATGAGTAA